Proteins encoded within one genomic window of Formosa agariphila KMM 3901:
- a CDS encoding 1,4-dihydroxy-2-naphthoyl-CoA synthase → MEQANWVTVKEYDDITYKKCNGVARIAFNRPDIRNAFRPKTTSELYDAFYDANEDVNIGVVLLSAEGPSSKDGVYSFCSGGDQNARGKQGYVGEDGYHRLNILEVQRLIRFMPKAVIAVVPGWAVGGGHSLHVVCDLTLASKEHAIFKQTDADVTSFDAGYGSAYLAKMVGQKKAREIFFLGRNYNAQEAFEMGMVNAVIPHAELEDTAYEWAQEILAKSPTSIKMLKFAMNMTDDGMVGQQVFAGEVTRLAYMTDEAKEGRNAFLEKRKPNFEKKWIP, encoded by the coding sequence ATGGAGCAAGCAAATTGGGTAACTGTCAAAGAATACGACGACATTACTTATAAAAAATGCAATGGCGTTGCTAGGATTGCATTTAACAGACCAGATATTAGAAATGCGTTTAGACCAAAAACAACAAGTGAATTATACGATGCTTTTTATGATGCCAATGAAGATGTAAATATTGGTGTTGTTTTATTATCTGCCGAAGGACCATCATCTAAAGATGGTGTGTATTCTTTTTGTAGTGGAGGAGACCAAAATGCAAGAGGAAAACAAGGGTATGTTGGCGAAGATGGGTATCACCGCTTAAATATATTAGAAGTACAACGTTTAATCCGATTTATGCCAAAGGCTGTAATAGCAGTAGTTCCAGGTTGGGCTGTTGGTGGCGGACATTCGTTACATGTGGTTTGCGATTTAACATTAGCAAGTAAAGAACACGCTATTTTTAAACAAACCGATGCCGATGTTACCAGTTTCGATGCGGGTTATGGTTCTGCATATTTGGCTAAAATGGTCGGTCAGAAAAAAGCACGTGAAATTTTCTTCTTAGGACGTAATTATAATGCTCAAGAAGCATTCGAGATGGGAATGGTAAATGCCGTAATACCTCATGCCGAATTAGAAGACACTGCTTATGAGTGGGCTCAAGAAATATTAGCGAAATCGCCAACGTCTATTAAAATGTTGAAATTCGCTATGAATATGACTGATGATGGCATGGTTGGGCAACAAGTATTCGCTGGTGAAGTGACGCGTTTGGCTTACATGACAGATGAAGCTAAAGAAGGTAGAAATGCTTTTCTTGAAAAACGTAAACCGAACTTCGAGAAAAAATGGATTCCATAA
- the menA gene encoding 1,4-dihydroxy-2-naphthoate octaprenyltransferase, whose protein sequence is MSNFSKWISAMRLRTLPLSVSGIIVGGCLAARNGFFNPLIFTLAILTTLGLQILSNLANDYGDGVKGTDNDDRIGPMRALQSGEVTPKQMLTAIKLNVAVILVLALLLIWVSFGSENFLLSVFFFVLGGASVVAAIKYTVGSSAYGYHGLGDLFVFIFFGLVSVIGCYVLFVRQVDDITFLPAIAIGMLSAGVLNLNNMRDILSDAKSNKNTLVVKMGSKKAKYYHYFLVGGAMVLMLLFGLIYYTSPWNLIFLVVFIPLIKHLIIVYKNNIPKDLDSELKKLALSTFFLSLLLGIGQLL, encoded by the coding sequence ATGAGTAATTTTTCAAAATGGATTTCGGCCATGCGTTTACGCACCTTGCCGTTATCTGTTTCAGGTATTATTGTGGGTGGTTGTCTGGCTGCACGAAATGGGTTTTTTAATCCGTTAATTTTTACTTTAGCGATTCTTACAACTTTGGGTTTGCAAATATTATCAAACCTTGCAAATGATTATGGAGATGGTGTAAAAGGAACTGATAACGACGATAGAATCGGGCCTATGCGTGCGCTTCAAAGTGGAGAAGTTACACCTAAGCAAATGCTAACTGCAATCAAGTTAAATGTGGCCGTTATATTAGTATTGGCATTATTATTAATATGGGTGTCTTTTGGTTCAGAAAACTTTTTATTGTCTGTTTTCTTTTTTGTTTTAGGGGGTGCAAGTGTTGTTGCCGCTATTAAATATACCGTTGGGAGTTCGGCCTATGGTTATCATGGTTTAGGTGATTTATTTGTGTTTATATTCTTCGGATTAGTAAGTGTTATAGGTTGTTACGTATTGTTCGTTAGGCAAGTAGATGATATTACGTTTTTACCAGCAATAGCTATTGGTATGTTAAGTGCAGGGGTTTTAAATCTGAACAATATGCGCGATATTTTGTCTGATGCCAAATCAAATAAGAATACGTTAGTGGTGAAAATGGGGTCTAAAAAAGCTAAATATTATCATTATTTTTTAGTAGGAGGTGCTATGGTATTGATGCTATTATTCGGTCTAATATATTATACATCACCGTGGAATTTAATATTTCTAGTGGTTTTTATTCCGCTAATAAAACATCTCATTATTGTTTATAAAAATAATATTCCTAAAGATTTAGATTCAGAATTAAAGAAGTTGGCATTAAGTACATTTTTCTTATCGCTGTTATTGGGAATAGGACAGTTATTGTGA
- a CDS encoding metal-dependent hydrolase, which translates to MKITFYGHASLGIEVNDVSILVDPFISPNEKASHIDIETLKADYILLTHAHEDHVADVEAIAKRTNAVIVSNAEIVTYYSNKGFEGHPMNHGGTWDFEFGMVKYVNAIHSSGFADGTYGGQPGGFVIEGERKNIYIAGDTALTFDMKLIPLKTKLDLAILPIGDNFTMGVDDAILASDFIECDKVLGYHFDTFGYIEIDYEEAKRKFFDKGKDLMLLDIGESIEL; encoded by the coding sequence ATGAAAATCACATTTTACGGACATGCTAGTCTTGGAATAGAAGTGAACGATGTATCGATTTTAGTCGACCCTTTTATTAGTCCAAACGAAAAAGCTTCTCACATTGACATTGAAACACTTAAAGCAGATTATATTTTATTAACGCATGCGCATGAAGATCATGTTGCAGATGTTGAGGCCATTGCTAAACGCACAAATGCTGTTATTGTTTCTAATGCAGAAATTGTTACCTATTATAGTAATAAAGGATTTGAAGGTCACCCTATGAATCATGGTGGTACTTGGGATTTTGAATTTGGAATGGTTAAATACGTAAATGCTATTCATTCTTCAGGTTTTGCCGACGGTACTTATGGTGGTCAACCTGGTGGTTTTGTTATTGAAGGTGAACGAAAAAATATTTACATCGCTGGAGATACGGCGTTAACTTTCGATATGAAATTGATTCCACTTAAAACTAAATTAGATTTAGCGATTTTACCAATTGGTGATAATTTTACCATGGGAGTAGACGATGCTATTTTGGCTAGTGATTTTATTGAATGCGATAAAGTTCTAGGATATCATTTCGATACGTTTGGTTATATTGAAATAGATTACGAAGAAGCTAAACGTAAATTTTTCGATAAAGGCAAAGATTTAATGCTACTTGACATAGGAGAAAGCATAGAATTATAA
- a CDS encoding sterol desaturase family protein, whose product MPEFPDIILFAIPLFVLSMLLELYVTTKKSIHTYKTKDAFASIAMGLGNVFLGFFSKIVVLFALLLVYNNFRLFTIPVTWWSFILLFFADDFSYYWFHRTSHECRLFWASHVVHHSSEHYNLSTALRQTWSGGFYSFIFWLWMPIVGFHPAMIVFMQAVSLLYQFWIHTETIKKMPKWFEAVMNTPSHHRVHHGSNPIYLDRNHAGILIIWDKLFGTFQAELDNEKVVYGLTSKIKSYNPIFIAYHEWIALFKDAWSGHKSLKHRLMYFFKSPGWKHDGTGVSSETMRKDWLKNQEKINVD is encoded by the coding sequence ATGCCAGAATTCCCAGATATTATTCTATTTGCGATTCCTTTATTTGTGCTTTCAATGTTGTTAGAATTATATGTTACCACAAAAAAGAGTATCCACACATACAAAACCAAGGATGCATTTGCGTCTATAGCGATGGGACTTGGTAATGTTTTTCTAGGGTTTTTCAGTAAGATAGTCGTGCTTTTTGCACTGCTTTTGGTATACAATAATTTTAGGCTATTTACCATTCCAGTAACTTGGTGGAGTTTTATACTATTGTTTTTTGCCGACGATTTTTCATATTATTGGTTTCACCGGACCTCGCATGAGTGCCGTTTGTTTTGGGCATCGCATGTTGTGCATCACTCATCCGAACATTACAATTTAAGCACAGCTTTACGTCAGACATGGTCTGGCGGATTCTATTCTTTTATATTTTGGTTATGGATGCCTATAGTAGGGTTTCATCCTGCAATGATTGTGTTTATGCAAGCTGTAAGTTTATTATATCAGTTTTGGATTCACACCGAAACAATTAAGAAAATGCCTAAATGGTTTGAAGCAGTAATGAATACACCTTCTCACCATCGTGTACATCATGGTAGTAACCCTATTTATTTAGATAGAAATCATGCTGGAATTCTTATTATTTGGGACAAACTTTTCGGGACCTTTCAAGCGGAATTAGATAATGAAAAAGTAGTTTACGGATTAACTTCTAAAATAAAAAGTTATAACCCGATTTTTATTGCTTATCATGAGTGGATTGCACTATTTAAAGACGCATGGTCTGGACATAAAAGCCTAAAACACCGATTAATGTACTTTTTTAAATCTCCTGGTTGGAAACATGATGGTACAGGAGTTTCTAGTGAAACGATGCGTAAAGATTGGCTTAAAAACCAAGAAAAAATAAATGTAGACTGA